The Carnobacterium sp. 17-4 genome has a window encoding:
- the lacD gene encoding tagatose-bisphosphate aldolase, which yields MLKISKSKKEAMDRLSTKEGYIEALAIDQRGALKKMITSEGQEPTDESIIEFKKLVSEELTPYASSILLDPEFGLEAAAARHSEAGLLLAYEKTGYDVTVSGRLPDLLADWSVKGLKDKGADAIKFLLYYDVDEDSKINHQKHAFVERLGSECYGEDIPFYLELLSYDKDIQDNNSNEYAKVKPHKVNDMMKEFSKPQYKVDVLKVEVPVNMNAVEGFGEEIVYTKAAAAVYFKEQSESTHLPFIFLSAGVSANLFQDTLYFAKESGSTFNGVLCGRATWKNGVHHFVANGEEAARKWLQTEGKENIESLNKVVERTATSWHEKVEVSE from the coding sequence ATGCTGAAAATTTCAAAATCAAAAAAAGAAGCAATGGATCGTTTATCTACAAAAGAGGGATATATTGAAGCCTTGGCTATTGACCAACGAGGTGCTTTGAAAAAAATGATCACATCAGAAGGCCAAGAGCCAACGGATGAAAGTATTATTGAATTTAAAAAATTAGTATCTGAAGAGTTGACTCCGTATGCTTCTTCTATTTTATTGGATCCTGAATTCGGATTGGAAGCAGCAGCTGCACGTCATTCTGAAGCAGGTTTGTTGTTAGCGTATGAAAAAACGGGCTATGATGTTACAGTATCAGGACGGTTGCCTGACTTATTAGCAGATTGGTCTGTGAAAGGGTTAAAAGATAAAGGCGCTGACGCTATCAAATTCTTGCTTTATTATGACGTTGATGAAGATTCTAAAATAAATCATCAAAAACATGCTTTTGTAGAACGTTTGGGAAGTGAATGTTATGGAGAAGATATTCCTTTCTATTTAGAGCTACTATCTTATGACAAGGACATTCAAGACAATAATTCGAATGAATACGCTAAAGTAAAACCTCATAAGGTAAATGATATGATGAAAGAATTCTCTAAACCACAATATAAAGTTGATGTGTTAAAAGTTGAAGTACCCGTAAATATGAATGCTGTTGAAGGTTTTGGTGAAGAAATAGTTTATACCAAAGCTGCTGCTGCTGTGTATTTTAAAGAACAAAGCGAGTCTACTCATTTACCATTTATTTTCCTTAGTGCAGGTGTATCGGCTAATTTATTCCAAGACACTCTTTATTTTGCAAAAGAATCTGGGTCTACTTTTAATGGCGTTCTTTGTGGAAGGGCAACTTGGAAAAATGGTGTCCATCATTTTGTAGCAAATGGAGAAGAGGCAGCTAGAAAATGGCTTCAAACAGAAGGTAAAGAAAATATTGAAAGTTTGAATAAAGTAGTAGAGCGTACCGCTACTTCATGGCATGAAAAAGTAGAAGTTAGCGAATAA
- the nagA gene encoding N-acetylglucosamine-6-phosphate deacetylase has protein sequence MGNYYIYASRFFLPSGIENEGYLSVNEGKFGSYIKELPNKNETILDYSGKWIAPGLVDTHIHGFMGHDVMDNDFEGIKAMSEGLLSCGVTSFLPTTLTSDVETLNQVSQTIGDRYQEVKGAKIRGIFFEGPFFTEEHKGAQNPRFFQDPSIEIFHHWQELSHGLIKKIAIAPEREGAVGFTEKIVKEGVAVALAHSSATYEQAEMAVSSGASIFVHTYNGMSGMNHREPGMVGAAMTTKDTIAELICDGHHVHPAAAEVLIKAKTPEHIALVTDCMRAGGMPEGDYTLGEFPVEVKDGAARLKENGSLAGSVLRLMDAVKNICDWDIATIEETIRMASIVPAKSCHIDDLCGSLQTGQDADFLVLDTQLNLHETYLNGVSVYKNDN, from the coding sequence ATGGGGAACTATTATATATATGCGAGCCGATTTTTCTTGCCGAGCGGAATAGAAAATGAAGGGTATTTATCAGTTAATGAGGGGAAATTTGGATCCTATATAAAGGAACTGCCTAATAAGAATGAAACAATCCTAGATTATTCAGGAAAATGGATTGCTCCTGGACTTGTGGATACACATATTCATGGATTCATGGGTCATGACGTGATGGATAATGACTTTGAAGGCATTAAAGCAATGTCAGAAGGCTTGTTAAGTTGCGGAGTGACATCCTTTTTACCTACTACTTTAACTTCAGATGTTGAAACATTAAATCAAGTGAGCCAGACAATTGGAGATCGCTATCAAGAAGTAAAAGGAGCTAAAATTCGGGGGATTTTCTTTGAGGGACCGTTCTTTACAGAAGAACACAAAGGGGCACAAAATCCTCGGTTCTTCCAAGATCCAAGTATAGAGATCTTTCATCATTGGCAAGAGTTATCACATGGATTAATAAAAAAAATAGCTATTGCTCCAGAAAGAGAAGGAGCTGTTGGCTTTACAGAAAAAATAGTCAAAGAAGGTGTGGCTGTTGCTCTTGCGCATAGTTCTGCAACATATGAACAAGCTGAAATGGCTGTTTCTTCTGGTGCTTCTATCTTTGTTCACACATACAATGGAATGAGTGGTATGAACCATAGAGAACCAGGAATGGTTGGAGCAGCAATGACGACAAAAGATACTATAGCTGAGTTGATTTGTGATGGGCATCATGTTCATCCAGCTGCGGCAGAAGTTTTAATAAAAGCTAAAACACCAGAACACATTGCATTGGTCACCGATTGTATGAGAGCTGGTGGGATGCCAGAAGGAGATTATACTCTAGGGGAATTTCCAGTTGAAGTAAAAGATGGAGCAGCTCGTTTAAAAGAAAACGGAAGTCTAGCTGGAAGTGTTCTAAGATTGATGGATGCTGTTAAAAATATTTGTGATTGGGATATTGCTACAATTGAAGAGACTATTCGAATGGCTTCTATTGTTCCAGCAAAAAGCTGTCATATCGATGATCTTTGTGGCAGTTTGCAGACTGGGCAGGATGCAGATTTCTTAGTATTGGATACTCAATTGAATTTGCATGAAACGTACTTAAACGGGGTATCAGTATATAAAAATGATAATTAA
- a CDS encoding SIS domain-containing protein, which produces MQLFTKSRDELKDLGATITTQEIRQQPGLWEEAWDNYQNQKETIDSFLQQIKKETSSKIRIVFTGAGTSAYVGDTVLPYLNNAGNTDSFIFESIPTTDIVASPKDYLHEEDWTVLVSFARSGNSPESIAAVANANQVVRNIRHITITCAADGALAKAASKDEKNLLLLMPERSNDQGFAMTGSFTCMTLTALLVFDQSSLEEKASYVNTAIKMGNEVVSNEDKLANIVAADFNRIVYLGSGSLAGLTREAQLKVLELTAGKISTMFDSSMGFRHGPKSFVNEQTLVFVFVNNNPYTRKYDLDILEEVYQDQIALQTIAIAQPVEGQNFSGTTFDFDKQHTLLPEGYLALPFIMAAQTVSLLSSIKVKNTPDTPSKSGTVNRVVKGVTIHEYKI; this is translated from the coding sequence ATGCAACTATTTACTAAATCACGAGATGAATTAAAGGATCTTGGAGCGACGATCACTACTCAAGAAATTAGGCAACAGCCTGGGCTTTGGGAAGAGGCCTGGGACAATTATCAAAATCAAAAAGAAACAATAGACTCTTTCTTACAACAAATAAAAAAAGAGACATCTAGTAAAATACGTATAGTTTTTACTGGAGCTGGCACATCAGCTTATGTTGGTGACACCGTTTTACCATACTTAAATAATGCTGGTAACACAGATTCATTCATTTTTGAAAGTATTCCAACAACCGATATCGTTGCCTCTCCAAAGGATTATCTGCATGAAGAGGATTGGACGGTGTTAGTTTCATTTGCAAGGAGCGGAAACAGCCCTGAAAGTATTGCAGCAGTTGCTAATGCTAACCAAGTTGTGAGAAATATTCGACACATCACCATTACTTGTGCAGCAGATGGAGCTTTAGCAAAAGCTGCCTCTAAAGATGAAAAAAATCTTTTGCTATTGATGCCTGAACGGTCTAATGATCAGGGGTTCGCTATGACAGGAAGTTTTACTTGCATGACGTTAACTGCCTTACTGGTTTTTGACCAATCTTCTTTAGAAGAAAAAGCAAGTTATGTTAATACTGCCATTAAAATGGGTAACGAAGTAGTATCAAATGAAGATAAATTAGCTAATATAGTTGCAGCTGACTTTAATCGCATTGTTTACTTAGGATCTGGCAGCTTAGCAGGATTGACCCGTGAGGCTCAGTTAAAGGTATTAGAGTTAACAGCTGGCAAAATCAGTACTATGTTTGATTCATCTATGGGATTTCGTCATGGCCCTAAATCATTTGTAAATGAACAAACACTGGTTTTTGTCTTTGTAAACAATAATCCATACACACGTAAGTATGATTTAGATATTTTAGAAGAAGTATACCAAGACCAAATTGCACTACAAACAATTGCTATCGCACAGCCTGTAGAAGGACAAAATTTTTCTGGTACAACATTCGATTTTGACAAACAGCATACTTTATTACCAGAAGGGTATCTTGCTTTACCTTTTATCATGGCAGCGCAAACTGTGTCATTGCTTTCTTCTATTAAAGTTAAAAACACACCGGATACTCCTTCTAAATCTGGAACCGTTAATCGAGTAGTCAAAGGCGTAACGATACACGAATACAAGATATAA
- a CDS encoding PTS sugar transporter subunit IIA: MNNLILVSHGDFCKELKKSAEMILGSQENIFTVSLLPHEGEKEFTEKFDTVADLLDENYIVFSDLLGGTPCNIVSKKIMSGSKFNLYTGMNLPMIISFVNATMTGNTHTILEETKESIVKVNDLLDADDFDEEDE, encoded by the coding sequence ATGAACAATTTGATACTGGTAAGCCATGGAGATTTCTGTAAAGAATTAAAAAAGAGTGCAGAAATGATTTTAGGCTCACAGGAAAATATTTTTACAGTATCTTTATTGCCACACGAAGGTGAAAAAGAATTTACTGAAAAATTTGATACAGTTGCTGATCTGCTAGATGAGAATTATATTGTATTCTCTGATTTGTTGGGCGGTACTCCCTGCAACATTGTTTCAAAAAAAATTATGAGTGGTTCTAAATTTAATTTATATACTGGTATGAACTTGCCAATGATTATCAGTTTCGTAAATGCGACGATGACTGGCAATACTCATACTATTTTAGAGGAAACCAAAGAAAGTATCGTTAAAGTAAATGATTTACTAGATGCAGATGATTTTGATGAAGAAGATGAATAG
- a CDS encoding PTS system mannose/fructose/sorbose family transporter subunit IID, giving the protein MTKSNYKLTKKDFNQINRRSLFGFQLGWNYERMQGSGYLYTILPQLRKMYGDGTPELKSMMKTHSQFFNTSNFLNTIVTGIDMAIEEEEGIAGQESIAGLKVGLMGPFAAIGDSIFGALLPTIFGALAANMAVNGNPIGALIWMLVNFAVMFFRWKQLEIAHKEGVSLVTTMQSRLTAITDAATLLGVFMVGALVATMINVRLSWTPVIGDLVIDVQNNVDMIMPRLLPAVIVGAVYWLLGKKNITSTKAIFIVLVVSIALSALGVISK; this is encoded by the coding sequence ATGACGAAATCTAATTATAAGTTAACCAAAAAAGACTTTAACCAAATCAATAGAAGAAGTTTGTTTGGATTTCAACTTGGTTGGAACTACGAACGTATGCAAGGATCAGGGTATTTATATACGATTTTACCTCAATTAAGGAAAATGTATGGTGATGGTACACCAGAATTGAAATCAATGATGAAAACACATTCTCAATTTTTCAATACAAGTAACTTTTTAAATACGATCGTTACAGGAATCGACATGGCGATTGAAGAAGAGGAAGGCATTGCTGGTCAAGAATCAATTGCTGGGCTAAAGGTTGGTTTAATGGGACCATTCGCGGCAATTGGAGATTCAATTTTCGGAGCTTTGCTGCCAACTATTTTTGGAGCATTAGCTGCTAACATGGCAGTAAATGGAAACCCTATCGGTGCATTAATCTGGATGTTGGTTAACTTCGCTGTAATGTTCTTCCGGTGGAAGCAACTAGAAATTGCTCATAAAGAAGGAGTCTCACTTGTTACAACGATGCAAAGCCGACTTACTGCTATCACAGATGCTGCTACATTATTAGGGGTATTCATGGTGGGGGCTTTAGTTGCAACTATGATCAATGTTCGCTTATCTTGGACACCTGTCATCGGTGACTTAGTTATTGACGTACAAAACAATGTGGATATGATTATGCCTCGTCTTTTGCCAGCAGTAATTGTTGGAGCTGTCTATTGGTTACTAGGCAAAAAGAATATCACATCTACTAAAGCTATTTTTATTGTATTAGTAGTATCTATCGCTTTGTCAGCACTAGGTGTTATTTCAAAATAA
- a CDS encoding PTS mannose/fructose/sorbose/N-acetylgalactosamine transporter subunit IIC, which yields MAVAWWQIILLTLYAGYQILDELQVYTGLAQPVFAGLVAGLIMGDVTTGLIIGGSMQLTVLGIGTFGGSSKIDANSGTVLATAFSVGIGMNPEQAIAAIAVPVAGLMIQMDILGRFANTFFAHRIDTKIEEMDYKGIERNYLMGALSWSLSRAIPVLLALSLGGSFVNSIVSVLNNQLLWLGNGLAVAGAVLPAVGFAILLRYLPVKKHLPYLILGFVITALLTTVFGNIQVLGGSVAGVVEGFANTFTGMPMLAIALIGFAFAFKEYKRTTEAPKFQQMNGSVSEEGEIEDDEI from the coding sequence ATGGCAGTTGCATGGTGGCAAATTATATTGTTAACGCTTTACGCAGGATATCAAATTTTAGATGAATTACAAGTTTATACTGGTCTTGCTCAACCGGTATTCGCTGGATTAGTAGCTGGTTTAATTATGGGAGATGTTACAACAGGACTTATTATTGGTGGGAGCATGCAATTAACAGTTTTAGGTATTGGTACATTTGGAGGGTCTTCAAAAATCGATGCTAACTCCGGTACGGTATTGGCGACAGCCTTTTCAGTAGGAATTGGTATGAACCCTGAACAGGCCATTGCAGCAATCGCAGTTCCAGTAGCTGGATTAATGATTCAAATGGATATCTTAGGAAGATTTGCAAATACATTCTTTGCACATCGTATTGATACAAAGATTGAAGAAATGGATTATAAAGGAATTGAACGCAACTATCTGATGGGCGCATTATCTTGGTCATTATCTAGAGCTATTCCAGTACTATTAGCGCTAAGTCTTGGCGGAAGCTTCGTCAATTCTATTGTTAGTGTCTTGAACAACCAATTATTATGGTTGGGTAATGGATTAGCTGTAGCCGGAGCTGTTCTACCTGCTGTTGGTTTCGCTATCTTATTAAGATACTTACCAGTTAAAAAACATTTACCTTACTTGATTTTAGGCTTTGTCATTACGGCGTTGTTAACGACTGTATTTGGAAATATTCAAGTACTTGGCGGATCTGTAGCTGGTGTAGTAGAAGGATTTGCGAATACATTTACAGGCATGCCAATGTTAGCTATCGCATTGATAGGATTTGCATTTGCCTTTAAAGAGTACAAAAGAACTACAGAAGCTCCGAAATTTCAACAAATGAATGGTTCAGTATCAGAGGAAGGAGAAATAGAAGATGACGAAATCTAA
- a CDS encoding PTS system mannose/fructose/N-acetylgalactosamine-transporter subunit IIB, translating to MSITAVRIDGRLIHGQVANLWTTKLGISRIMVVDDGVTTNAIEKSGLKLATPAGVKLSILSIEKAAANILAGKYDSQRLLIIAKKPDRLLKLVELGVPIKKINVGNMSQSEESKSITRSINVLEEDIENFKKLDENGVELVSQMVPNDREEKFMDLLKQHI from the coding sequence ATGAGTATAACAGCTGTAAGAATAGATGGAAGGTTGATTCATGGACAAGTTGCAAATCTTTGGACCACAAAACTAGGTATCAGCAGAATTATGGTTGTAGATGATGGCGTAACAACTAATGCAATTGAAAAGAGCGGGTTGAAATTAGCCACTCCAGCAGGGGTGAAGCTAAGTATTTTATCAATAGAAAAAGCAGCTGCAAATATTCTAGCTGGAAAATATGACTCACAGCGATTACTAATCATCGCAAAAAAACCAGATAGATTATTAAAGCTAGTTGAATTGGGTGTACCTATAAAAAAAATCAATGTTGGAAATATGTCTCAATCTGAGGAATCAAAATCCATTACAAGATCTATTAACGTCCTAGAAGAAGACATTGAGAATTTTAAGAAACTCGATGAAAACGGTGTGGAATTGGTATCACAAATGGTGCCGAATGATCGCGAAGAAAAATTCATGGATTTACTAAAACAACACATTTAA
- a CDS encoding glycoside hydrolase family 35 protein — translation MNTFEIKEDFLLNGEPFKITSGAVHYFRVLPEDWYHSLYNLKALGFNTVETYIPWNVHEPKEGEYQFSGQWDIKKFVQLAEELGLFVILRPSPYICAEWEFGGLPAWLLTYKDMLIRSSDPVFIEKVSRYYKELLKQITPLQVDHGGPVIMMQLENEYGSYGEDKEYLRTLYELMLKLGVTIPIFTSDGAWRATQEAGTMTDLDILTTGNFGSRSKENFKELKEFHESKGKKWPLMCMEYWDGWFNRWNDPIIKRDALELTQDVKEALEIGSLNLYMFHGGTNFGFMNGCSARLRKDLPQVTSYDYDAPLNEQGNPTEKYFALKNMMQESFPDIEQHPPLVKDSMSITNIQVGGKVSLLSIVDRIAKKQESRYPKTMEELGQQYGYTLYRSYVKKDSDEEFYRVIDGSDRLHFFLNEEKIATQYQEEIGEKIYASPISGSNQLDVLVENMGRVNYGHKLLADTQQKGIRRGVMSDLHFITNWEQYSLDFSEPLSIDFDKEWKENSPSFYQYKVTIDAPEDTFINMELFGKGIVLVNGFNIGRFWNVGPTLSLYAPMSLFRKGENEIIVFETEGIWSKSISLEKEPKFKK, via the coding sequence ATGAATACATTTGAAATAAAAGAAGATTTTTTACTAAACGGTGAGCCATTCAAGATAACATCTGGTGCTGTTCACTATTTCCGAGTTCTTCCTGAGGACTGGTATCATTCATTATATAATTTAAAAGCTCTTGGCTTTAATACAGTCGAAACGTATATTCCTTGGAATGTACACGAGCCGAAAGAAGGAGAATATCAATTTTCTGGTCAGTGGGATATAAAAAAATTTGTCCAACTAGCAGAGGAGTTAGGTTTATTCGTTATTCTTCGCCCATCACCTTATATTTGTGCAGAATGGGAATTCGGTGGATTGCCAGCATGGCTACTAACGTATAAAGATATGCTTATACGTTCTTCTGATCCAGTATTTATTGAAAAAGTTTCTCGCTACTATAAAGAGCTTCTTAAACAAATTACGCCTCTTCAGGTGGATCATGGTGGTCCAGTCATTATGATGCAGTTAGAAAATGAATACGGTTCATATGGTGAAGATAAAGAATATTTGAGAACGCTTTATGAGTTGATGTTGAAACTAGGCGTAACCATTCCTATTTTTACTTCAGACGGAGCATGGAGAGCTACGCAAGAAGCCGGAACGATGACGGATCTAGATATTCTGACTACAGGAAATTTCGGTTCTCGTTCAAAAGAAAACTTTAAGGAATTAAAAGAATTTCATGAATCAAAAGGGAAAAAATGGCCTTTGATGTGTATGGAGTATTGGGATGGTTGGTTTAATCGGTGGAATGACCCAATTATAAAAAGAGATGCCCTAGAGTTAACTCAGGATGTAAAGGAAGCTTTAGAGATTGGTAGCTTAAATCTTTATATGTTCCATGGAGGAACGAACTTTGGCTTTATGAATGGTTGTTCAGCACGATTACGAAAAGATCTTCCGCAAGTCACGTCATATGATTATGACGCACCTTTAAATGAACAAGGTAATCCAACTGAAAAATATTTTGCTTTAAAAAATATGATGCAAGAAAGTTTTCCGGATATTGAACAACACCCTCCATTGGTGAAAGATAGTATGAGCATTACGAATATTCAGGTTGGTGGAAAGGTAAGTCTACTCTCTATTGTTGATCGGATCGCTAAAAAACAAGAATCTAGATATCCAAAAACAATGGAAGAACTAGGACAACAATATGGGTATACACTATATAGAAGTTATGTGAAAAAAGATAGTGATGAAGAATTTTATCGTGTAATAGATGGCAGCGACCGTCTTCATTTTTTCCTTAACGAAGAAAAAATAGCTACACAGTACCAAGAAGAGATTGGAGAAAAGATATACGCTTCACCTATCTCTGGTTCTAATCAGCTTGATGTACTAGTAGAAAATATGGGACGTGTCAATTATGGACACAAGCTATTGGCTGATACACAACAAAAAGGGATTCGAAGAGGGGTCATGTCTGATTTACACTTTATCACCAATTGGGAGCAATACAGCTTAGATTTTTCAGAACCGTTGTCTATTGACTTTGATAAGGAATGGAAAGAGAATTCTCCATCGTTTTACCAGTATAAAGTGACTATTGATGCACCAGAAGATACATTTATTAATATGGAGTTGTTTGGCAAAGGAATCGTTCTAGTAAATGGGTTTAACATTGGACGATTTTGGAATGTAGGGCCAACTCTATCACTATATGCTCCAATGTCTCTCTTTAGAAAGGGAGAAAACGAAATTATTGTTTTTGAAACAGAAGGAATCTGGTCAAAATCAATAAGTTTAGAAAAGGAACCAAAATTTAAAAAATAG
- a CDS encoding GntR family transcriptional regulator has product MKIPKYQQIKDDLLKKIEVGEFKHGDRFYSEAELVKLYNVSSITVIRAVQELVNDGYLIRFQGKGTYVSRSRKRKLVEFSDIEIYAGEPESVEVLSLEIQHNEEKRKELQLRKKEDYFEIVRLRKVNEDPFLLHLSYIPSQFIKKDIPSLNYYDSIYNRFKSDFDIYMYDEESKETNEICFPTDDWVAELLQMTTNEPTIRQEKKTVLQDGTVAEVVVSYKKWNYYKIELSSFKDQY; this is encoded by the coding sequence ATGAAAATCCCAAAGTATCAACAGATTAAAGATGATTTGCTCAAAAAAATTGAAGTTGGTGAGTTTAAACATGGCGATCGCTTTTACAGTGAAGCGGAATTAGTTAAACTTTATAATGTTAGTTCAATCACTGTTATTAGAGCAGTTCAAGAATTAGTTAACGATGGTTATCTCATACGTTTCCAAGGAAAAGGCACATATGTTTCTCGCTCCCGTAAACGGAAACTTGTAGAATTTTCAGACATTGAAATTTACGCTGGTGAACCAGAATCGGTTGAGGTTTTAAGTTTAGAAATTCAACATAATGAAGAGAAGAGAAAAGAATTACAGCTACGAAAAAAAGAAGACTATTTTGAAATTGTTCGATTAAGAAAAGTTAATGAAGACCCATTTTTATTGCATCTTTCTTATATTCCTAGTCAATTTATTAAAAAGGACATTCCTAGTCTTAACTATTATGATTCTATTTATAATCGTTTTAAAAGCGACTTTGACATTTACATGTACGATGAGGAATCAAAAGAAACCAACGAAATTTGCTTCCCAACAGATGATTGGGTTGCAGAATTATTACAAATGACAACTAACGAACCTACTATCAGACAAGAAAAGAAAACTGTTTTACAAGATGGAACTGTTGCAGAAGTGGTCGTCAGTTATAAAAAGTGGAACTATTACAAAATAGAGCTCTCTTCATTTAAAGATCAATATTAA
- a CDS encoding 5' nucleotidase, NT5C type, producing the protein MARIAIDTDEVIADFYSNDLKVYNELYEAELTISDLNGQYVSELYPETDKIMRYIRNTKGFFKDLPVIENAQHVISDLMQEHEIFITTAAMDFPNSFDDKFYWLQTHFPSIQKENIVFCGNKSIIHADYLIDDNIGHFNNFSGTGLLFTAHHNKKINFLNRVENWKAVKDFFQQLSE; encoded by the coding sequence ATGGCAAGAATTGCAATTGATACGGATGAAGTCATCGCAGATTTTTATAGCAATGATTTAAAGGTATACAACGAGCTCTATGAAGCTGAGCTAACCATTAGCGATTTAAATGGACAGTATGTCAGTGAGCTTTACCCAGAGACTGATAAGATTATGCGTTATATACGAAATACTAAAGGTTTCTTTAAAGATTTACCTGTAATTGAGAATGCTCAACATGTGATAAGCGACTTAATGCAAGAGCATGAAATTTTCATTACTACTGCCGCTATGGACTTTCCAAATAGTTTTGATGATAAATTTTATTGGCTTCAAACTCACTTCCCTTCTATCCAAAAAGAAAATATTGTTTTTTGTGGCAATAAAAGCATCATACATGCTGATTACTTAATTGATGATAATATCGGTCACTTTAACAACTTTTCAGGAACGGGATTACTTTTTACAGCACACCACAATAAAAAGATAAACTTCCTCAATCGTGTTGAGAATTGGAAAGCTGTTAAAGATTTTTTCCAACAACTTTCTGAATAA
- a CDS encoding galactokinase, which translates to MNLTKLKKRFNELFGQTDMKAFFSPGRINLIGEHTDYNGGNVFPCAITLGTYGLASKREDQIINFYSENFSELGVISIDLDSLEYNQADKWTNYPKGMIKFLKESGYAINQGLDILYYGNIPNGAGLSSSASIELLTGFIVQTLFDLDIDRLELIKTGQRVENEFIGVNSGIMDQFAVGKGEKDTAILLDCNTLEYELIPVVLEKHSIVIMNTKKRRELADSKYNERRSECDQALAELQKVLTVSSLGALDEQTFAEHQSILSNETILKRARHAVTENQRTLKAAVALKAGNLEEFGQLMNESHISLRDDYEVTGPELDAIVQAAWDQPGILGARMTGAGFGGCAIAIVENDKIDDFIDQVGKQYLSQIGYPGEFYIAQISDGPKLLEEESV; encoded by the coding sequence ATGAATTTAACTAAACTGAAAAAAAGATTCAACGAACTTTTTGGACAAACAGATATGAAAGCGTTTTTCTCTCCAGGAAGAATTAACTTAATTGGAGAACACACTGATTACAACGGTGGCAATGTTTTTCCTTGCGCAATTACTTTAGGAACATATGGTTTAGCCTCAAAAAGAGAAGATCAGATTATTAATTTTTATTCTGAAAACTTTTCTGAATTAGGAGTTATTTCGATTGATTTAGATAGCTTAGAATACAATCAAGCAGATAAATGGACAAATTATCCTAAAGGAATGATTAAATTCTTAAAAGAGTCAGGTTATGCTATCAACCAAGGATTGGATATCCTTTATTACGGCAATATTCCAAACGGAGCTGGTCTTTCCTCTTCTGCTTCGATTGAATTACTGACAGGATTTATAGTACAAACGCTATTTGATTTAGACATTGATCGATTAGAGTTGATTAAAACTGGACAACGAGTGGAAAACGAGTTTATCGGGGTTAATTCAGGTATTATGGATCAATTTGCAGTAGGTAAAGGTGAAAAAGATACAGCTATTTTACTAGATTGCAATACTTTAGAATACGAATTGATTCCAGTTGTGTTAGAAAAGCATTCAATTGTTATCATGAACACTAAAAAAAGACGTGAGTTAGCTGATTCTAAATACAATGAACGACGCAGCGAATGCGATCAAGCATTAGCAGAATTGCAAAAAGTTCTTACTGTTTCTTCATTAGGTGCGTTGGATGAACAAACATTTGCTGAGCATCAATCTATTCTTTCAAATGAAACTATTCTAAAAAGAGCACGACATGCCGTAACTGAGAACCAGAGGACACTCAAAGCAGCCGTAGCTTTAAAGGCTGGAAATCTGGAAGAGTTTGGCCAATTAATGAATGAATCACATATTTCCTTGAGAGATGATTATGAAGTGACTGGACCAGAATTGGACGCAATAGTTCAAGCTGCTTGGGATCAACCAGGAATTTTAGGTGCACGAATGACGGGTGCAGGATTTGGCGGATGTGCCATCGCAATCGTTGAAAATGATAAGATAGATGATTTTATTGACCAAGTTGGAAAACAATATTTAAGTCAAATTGGCTACCCTGGCGAGTTTTATATCGCTCAAATTAGTGATGGCCCTAAATTGCTTGAGGAGGAATCAGTATGA